The genomic window TTAAGGCTTGAGTTGTTTCTGAAGACCTTCTCACACCTGTcgcattcataaggtttctctctAGTGTGGACCCTTTTGTGTTGAGAAAGGAGTGAGGTGTAATTAAAAGATTTCTCACATACATCACATTTATAGGGCTTCTCCCCAAGATGAATTTTTTTGTGGTTTATAAGGGTTCGATATGTGATGAAGGCTTTTTCACACTCATCACACTTATAGGGCTTTTCCCCAGGGTGTACACTTTTATGATTTATAAGGCTTGAGAGTGAGATGtaggctttcccacattcttcACATTTGTAAGGTCTCTCCCCAGTGTGGATCCGTTTATGTACTTTAAGGCCTGAATTATTTCTGAAGGCTTTTCCACACTCATCACACCCAAAAGGTTTCTCCCTTGTATGAATCCTTTTATGTTGTTCAAGGGCAGAGCTGTAATTGAAAGATTTCTCACAATAGGTACATTTATAGGGCTTCTCCCCAAGATGGATCCCTTTGTGGTTTTTAAGGCTAGAGCGTGAGATATAGGCTTTCCCACACACATCACACTTATATGGTTTTTCCCCAGTATGGAGCCTCCTGTGGACTTTGAGGCCTGAATTGTTCCTGAAAGTTTTCCCACACAAATCACATACATAAGGTCTCTCTCCAGTATGAATGGTTTTATGTTGAAGAAGAAGGGAGTTATAGCTGAAGGATTTTCCACACTCCTTACATTCATGAGCTTTCTTCCCAGGGTGAATGCTTTTATGAACTGCGAGGCCTGAGCTATAGCTGAATGCTTTGCCACATACATCACacttgtaaggtttctctcctgtgtggatCCTTTTGTGTACTATAAGGCCTGAGCTGTTcctgaaggccttcccacattcatcacattcataaggtttctctccagtgtggatcACTTTATGCTGAGTGAGGAGAGAGCTATAATTAAACGATTTCTCACACTCATCACACTTATAAGGTTTATCTCCAAAGTGGATGCTTTTATGGTTTAGAAGTGTTCTGCAAGTAatgaaggccttcccacattcatcgcattcataaggtttctcgcCTGTATGGATCCTCTTGTGCACCCTAAGGCCAGAGCTATTACTGAAAGTTTTCCCACAGATGTCACATTCGTAGGGCTTCTCCCCTGTGTGAATCCTTTTGTGGACTCTGAGACCAGAGCTGTTcctgaaggccttcccacactcaccacattcatagggcttctctcctgtgtggatCCTCTTATGCTGATCCAAAACAGAGCTATAATTGAAGGATTTCCCACACTCATCACATTTACAGTTCTTCTCCCCAGAATGGGTGCTTTTGTGGTTTATAAGGCTGGAGTAGGACATGtaggctttcccacattcttcACACTTATACGGCTTCTCCCCAGTATGGATCCGTTTGTGGACTCGAAGGCTCGAGCTGCTCCGGAAAGTCCCTCCACAGTCCTCACACTCGTAGCGTTTTTCCCCAGTGTGCATAATTTTATGTTGAACAAGGCGGgaattatatttaaatgatttccCACACTCATCACATTTGTGTGACTTCTTAACAATACTGGTTTTCTGCTGTAGACCAGGATGAGAGGTTCCATTAATGTTCTCCATACATTTGTCTTGTTCACTACTTATCTGTTCTACAGAGACAGTTTGGTGTATAACATGTTTTGAGCTTGGATGTAGGCTTTCCTCAGATGCCTCGTCTTCCTGTTCTGTCTTTATATTTGCTGCGTTCTTGGCTTTGCCAATCTTTTCCCTCATGCCACTTTtgtcttccttcattctttttccctCAGGATTTTCCAGTTGATTCTCTACCTTGCTATTCCAATCACAAGTTTCACCAACCTTAGATTCCAATATATTATCCTTGTGAAGACCTTCCACTTTTGGCCACATagattctgcatttccaacaTTTTCATACTTTTCAGTTGATTTCTCATCCTCAGTGCCCCTCGTCTTCAAATGTGACActaaaccaagaaaatgaaaatgatacctGTTCACTTTATTTAGAGGAAACTGGAAGAATTACATCCAAATTTACTCATATACTTGACAAGTGTTTATTGACTGCATGGTGTGTGATTAAGTACCATTTTTAACTGCAGGGGACACAACAGGGGGCATGCCAAAATTTCTGCCCCTGTGGAGCTAAAGTTAAAATGTTAGAGCCCTGGATTTTCAATAGAACAAAGAGTTTTTCTATTCTTACATAACAATTTAGCATGAGGGCAAGTTGAAATGGGTTGAAAAGATGCACAGAATCAAGGACAACACTGATCAGTTTTTGGAAACAATCATTTAGTCATgaaaaaagagtagaagaaatctctgaataaaagaaacagaaaaattaataagtaagGCAGAACTACATAGGCAAAACTAAAAAAGGGAAGAAGTCAATACCCAAGTTGTACTATTGGGGTGATGGTAATGAAAGCATAAAGACAGTCACGACAGACATGAGAAATAAAGCAAACTGCTGCTTCCTGGAGTTGGTTTGGCTTCCTGGACCTCCCCTCCAAAGAAAACCGGATCCTGGAAAGTGAGTAGTGAGGGAGGAATTCTATATGGAAGAGCATGCTCCAGCATGCCAGGCAAAAATACTTTCTATTCTCACTTTATAAACAGGCTAACTGCAATCAGAGCATATCAAAGATTAGAAACCACAAGCAAAGGAAATACTACTTGGGTTCAAATAcctagctgcatgaccttgagaaaattatttaacttctttgtgccagttttctcatctgaaatgaGGTCAATAGGGTTGACATgaatataaaatgagataatataagtGTTGCCTACTACTTGGTGAGTGCTATATGcataattattactatttattatttgaggTCTGGTTATTTGATCAAAGTTGGAACCTGGTATAAAGCACAGGACTTAGGAAAGGTAAACTTCTTCCTAAAACAGATTTTAGGGCTCAGGCAGGGATTCTTTGTTTCCTCTGAAAGCACTCCTCTGGTCTCTACTACTTTGGGCAGAGCAGTCCATGTTGCTTAAATGTGAGGGCTACTGGACAGGCAGTGGAATTCCATAACCATCAAGAGTAACATGGCTTTTATCTGTGCTCTGAATCCTGCTCCCATACACATCAGGGACCATGCTCTATTCATTCTCTTTCACCTCGGTCCCTCCACATCTATTCATCCTCCACCCTCAGGAGAGAAAGATGTTCATATTCCTACAGCCATAACAGCAAATCTTCTAAAGTAAACATACGACCTGGTTGGTTTAGCCAGTAcaacatgcaactcttggtcttggggtcatgagttcaagccccatgctgggcatggagcctaattaaagtttaaaaaataaacacacaaaaattgctagagagaaacagaaaaggaatgcAGAGACTAGTCACATTAGGTATTAAAATATGCCACAAAGCCTCTGATAACTAAAGCAGGATGGCACCAATGTATAGACAgacaaatggaatagaataggaAGCCCAGAAATAGTCCTGATTACACACAGAAATCAAGCATATGATAAAGATGACATATCAAATTATTGGTGCAAAGATGGTCTTGAGAATAGTGTTGGAACAACTATAAAgccatttggaaaaatataaaaatagatcagTCTTTATACCATATTTaagaataaactccaaatggtgcagagttttaaatataaaaaatgtgacactatataaatattagaagaaaatacaagtgAATACTTCCATAACCTAAGTATAGAAAAAGTtttcagggatgcttgggtggctcagcagttgagcgtctgcctttggctcagcacatgACACTGGggtctgagatcgagtcccacaacaggctccttgcaggaagcctgcttttccctctgcctgcctctctctcatgaataaataaattctttaaaaaaaaaaaaaagaaaagaaaaagttttcaaaCTATGACTCACATGCAATAAGAGCAGATGGATAAATTTGACTGTATAAATTACATGGCAA from Canis lupus familiaris isolate Mischka breed German Shepherd chromosome 11, alternate assembly UU_Cfam_GSD_1.0, whole genome shotgun sequence includes these protein-coding regions:
- the ZFP62 gene encoding zinc finger protein 62 homolog isoform X2, whose amino-acid sequence is MPHPGEQRPGKLEASSAPSRPQAQARSPPGARQPARTPASPSPKPSERPSGHVPGRESIIESVLPPPREDSEVPGSRRGPFRPGRPRFCPAGGRASAPAPQPVLSHLKTRGTEDEKSTEKYENVGNAESMWPKVEGLHKDNILESKVGETCDWNSKVENQLENPEGKRMKEDKSGMREKIGKAKNAANIKTEQEDEASEESLHPSSKHVIHQTVSVEQISSEQDKCMENINGTSHPGLQQKTSIVKKSHKCDECGKSFKYNSRLVQHKIMHTGEKRYECEDCGGTFRSSSSLRVHKRIHTGEKPYKCEECGKAYMSYSSLINHKSTHSGEKNCKCDECGKSFNYSSVLDQHKRIHTGEKPYECGECGKAFRNSSGLRVHKRIHTGEKPYECDICGKTFSNSSGLRVHKRIHTGEKPYECDECGKAFITCRTLLNHKSIHFGDKPYKCDECEKSFNYSSLLTQHKVIHTGEKPYECDECGKAFRNSSGLIVHKRIHTGEKPYKCDVCGKAFSYSSGLAVHKSIHPGKKAHECKECGKSFSYNSLLLQHKTIHTGERPYVCDLCGKTFRNNSGLKVHRRLHTGEKPYKCDVCGKAYISRSSLKNHKGIHLGEKPYKCTYCEKSFNYSSALEQHKRIHTREKPFGCDECGKAFRNNSGLKVHKRIHTGERPYKCEECGKAYISLSSLINHKSVHPGEKPYKCDECEKAFITYRTLINHKKIHLGEKPYKCDVCEKSFNYTSLLSQHKRVHTREKPYECDRCEKVFRNNSSLKVHKRIHTGEKPYECDVCGKAYISHSSLINHKSTHPGKTPYTCDECGKAFFSSRTLISHKRVHLGEKPFKCVECGKSFNYSSLLSQHKRIHTGEKPYICDRCGKAFRNSSGLTVHKRIHTGEKPYECDECGKAYISHSSLINHKSIHRGQQPYNCECGKSFNYRSVLDQHKRIHTGKKPYRCNECGKAFNIRSNLTKHKRTHTGEESLNVTSVGSHSDTSQKRTHEGGNALDGTKMSISVQGRAYKVSTQMEEKPYECMNI
- the ZFP62 gene encoding zinc finger protein 62 homolog isoform X4, whose amino-acid sequence is MWPKVEGLHKDNILESKVGETCDWNSKVENQLENPEGKRMKEDKSGMREKIGKAKNAANIKTEQEDEASEESLHPSSKHVIHQTVSVEQISSEQDKCMENINGTSHPGLQQKTSIVKKSHKCDECGKSFKYNSRLVQHKIMHTGEKRYECEDCGGTFRSSSSLRVHKRIHTGEKPYKCEECGKAYMSYSSLINHKSTHSGEKNCKCDECGKSFNYSSVLDQHKRIHTGEKPYECGECGKAFRNSSGLRVHKRIHTGEKPYECDICGKTFSNSSGLRVHKRIHTGEKPYECDECGKAFITCRTLLNHKSIHFGDKPYKCDECEKSFNYSSLLTQHKVIHTGEKPYECDECGKAFRNSSGLIVHKRIHTGEKPYKCDVCGKAFSYSSGLAVHKSIHPGKKAHECKECGKSFSYNSLLLQHKTIHTGERPYVCDLCGKTFRNNSGLKVHRRLHTGEKPYKCDVCGKAYISRSSLKNHKGIHLGEKPYKCTYCEKSFNYSSALEQHKRIHTREKPFGCDECGKAFRNNSGLKVHKRIHTGERPYKCEECGKAYISLSSLINHKSVHPGEKPYKCDECEKAFITYRTLINHKKIHLGEKPYKCDVCEKSFNYTSLLSQHKRVHTREKPYECDRCEKVFRNNSSLKVHKRIHTGEKPYECDVCGKAYISHSSLINHKSTHPGKTPYTCDECGKAFFSSRTLISHKRVHLGEKPFKCVECGKSFNYSSLLSQHKRIHTGEKPYICDRCGKAFRNSSGLTVHKRIHTGEKPYECDECGKAYISHSSLINHKSIHRGQQPYNCECGKSFNYRSVLDQHKRIHTGKKPYRCNECGKAFNIRSNLTKHKRTHTGEESLNVTSVGSHSDTSQKRTHEGGNALDGTKMSISVQGRAYKVSTQMEEKPYECMNI
- the ZFP62 gene encoding zinc finger protein 62 homolog isoform X3; this encodes MSHLKTRGTEDEKSTEKYENVGNAESMWPKVEGLHKDNILESKVGETCDWNSKVENQLENPEGKRMKEDKSGMREKIGKAKNAANIKTEQEDEASEESLHPSSKHVIHQTVSVEQISSEQDKCMENINGTSHPGLQQKTSIVKKSHKCDECGKSFKYNSRLVQHKIMHTGEKRYECEDCGGTFRSSSSLRVHKRIHTGEKPYKCEECGKAYMSYSSLINHKSTHSGEKNCKCDECGKSFNYSSVLDQHKRIHTGEKPYECGECGKAFRNSSGLRVHKRIHTGEKPYECDICGKTFSNSSGLRVHKRIHTGEKPYECDECGKAFITCRTLLNHKSIHFGDKPYKCDECEKSFNYSSLLTQHKVIHTGEKPYECDECGKAFRNSSGLIVHKRIHTGEKPYKCDVCGKAFSYSSGLAVHKSIHPGKKAHECKECGKSFSYNSLLLQHKTIHTGERPYVCDLCGKTFRNNSGLKVHRRLHTGEKPYKCDVCGKAYISRSSLKNHKGIHLGEKPYKCTYCEKSFNYSSALEQHKRIHTREKPFGCDECGKAFRNNSGLKVHKRIHTGERPYKCEECGKAYISLSSLINHKSVHPGEKPYKCDECEKAFITYRTLINHKKIHLGEKPYKCDVCEKSFNYTSLLSQHKRVHTREKPYECDRCEKVFRNNSSLKVHKRIHTGEKPYECDVCGKAYISHSSLINHKSTHPGKTPYTCDECGKAFFSSRTLISHKRVHLGEKPFKCVECGKSFNYSSLLSQHKRIHTGEKPYICDRCGKAFRNSSGLTVHKRIHTGEKPYECDECGKAYISHSSLINHKSIHRGQQPYNCECGKSFNYRSVLDQHKRIHTGKKPYRCNECGKAFNIRSNLTKHKRTHTGEESLNVTSVGSHSDTSQKRTHEGGNALDGTKMSISVQGRAYKVSTQMEEKPYECMNI
- the ZFP62 gene encoding zinc finger protein 62 homolog isoform X1, with product MPHPGEQRPGKLEASSAPSRPQAQARSPPGARQPARTPASPSPKPSERPSGHVPGRESIIESVLPPPREDSEVPGSRRGPFRPGRPRFCPAGGRASAPAPQPPLSAPLASENLSASLSECPLLPIPQDDSSLLPVSHLKTRGTEDEKSTEKYENVGNAESMWPKVEGLHKDNILESKVGETCDWNSKVENQLENPEGKRMKEDKSGMREKIGKAKNAANIKTEQEDEASEESLHPSSKHVIHQTVSVEQISSEQDKCMENINGTSHPGLQQKTSIVKKSHKCDECGKSFKYNSRLVQHKIMHTGEKRYECEDCGGTFRSSSSLRVHKRIHTGEKPYKCEECGKAYMSYSSLINHKSTHSGEKNCKCDECGKSFNYSSVLDQHKRIHTGEKPYECGECGKAFRNSSGLRVHKRIHTGEKPYECDICGKTFSNSSGLRVHKRIHTGEKPYECDECGKAFITCRTLLNHKSIHFGDKPYKCDECEKSFNYSSLLTQHKVIHTGEKPYECDECGKAFRNSSGLIVHKRIHTGEKPYKCDVCGKAFSYSSGLAVHKSIHPGKKAHECKECGKSFSYNSLLLQHKTIHTGERPYVCDLCGKTFRNNSGLKVHRRLHTGEKPYKCDVCGKAYISRSSLKNHKGIHLGEKPYKCTYCEKSFNYSSALEQHKRIHTREKPFGCDECGKAFRNNSGLKVHKRIHTGERPYKCEECGKAYISLSSLINHKSVHPGEKPYKCDECEKAFITYRTLINHKKIHLGEKPYKCDVCEKSFNYTSLLSQHKRVHTREKPYECDRCEKVFRNNSSLKVHKRIHTGEKPYECDVCGKAYISHSSLINHKSTHPGKTPYTCDECGKAFFSSRTLISHKRVHLGEKPFKCVECGKSFNYSSLLSQHKRIHTGEKPYICDRCGKAFRNSSGLTVHKRIHTGEKPYECDECGKAYISHSSLINHKSIHRGQQPYNCECGKSFNYRSVLDQHKRIHTGKKPYRCNECGKAFNIRSNLTKHKRTHTGEESLNVTSVGSHSDTSQKRTHEGGNALDGTKMSISVQGRAYKVSTQMEEKPYECMNI